The genomic region ACCAGGGACGATATCTATGCCATAAGAGTACATGACAAGTATTCCTTCATCACAATGGACGAAGCAAACTGTGAAAAGGCAATAGCATTGTTCAATGGCAAGGAAATCAAAGGAAGGACCGCACAGGTAACCTACTCGAACAAGGGTTGAGATATGTTCATCGAACAGTTGGTCGTGGGACCATATCAGACAAATTGCTACATACTTGGGGAAGAAAAGACAAAAAGTGCCTGGATCATCGATCCTGGAGCTGAAGCCGAAGCTATCATATCAAAGATAGAGGAAAGGGAAGTACTGCCGGTGGCAGTACTCCTTACCCATGCACATTGGGACCATATCACTGCTCTTCCGGCATTGGTCAAAGAGTATGGCGAACTGGAAATTTTTGTCGGGGAAAATGACAGGAATTACCTTGGCAAAGGCAGCTATGCCTTCATCAAGAAAGCCTGCAATGACAATTCTTTCCTGAATATGTTTGACAAACAGCTTTCCATGCTACCGGACCCCACGACACTCCTCTCAGGTCGTCAGTTTCTTCAGGATTGCCGTCTGCTTGCCATTCCATCACCTGGGCATACCCCCGGAGGATTTTGTTACTACAGCGAAGAGGGTCAGTTTATTTTTACAGGTGACACTCTTTTTGCCGGCAGTATCGGTCGGACGGACCTATACGGGGGTGATTATCAGGCAATGCTGAGAAGCTGTATGACACTGATGGATCT from Spirochaetia bacterium harbors:
- a CDS encoding MBL fold metallo-hydrolase produces the protein MFIEQLVVGPYQTNCYILGEEKTKSAWIIDPGAEAEAIISKIEEREVLPVAVLLTHAHWDHITALPALVKEYGELEIFVGENDRNYLGKGSYAFIKKACNDNSFLNMFDKQLSMLPDPTTLLSGRQFLQDCRLLAIPSPGHTPGGFCYYSEEGQFIFTGDTLFAGSIGRTDLYGGDYQAMLRSCMTLMDLEDDVQVLPGHGPQTTIGRERRYNPYCQGNV